A DNA window from Vigna unguiculata cultivar IT97K-499-35 chromosome 10, ASM411807v1, whole genome shotgun sequence contains the following coding sequences:
- the LOC114165145 gene encoding GTP cyclohydrolase 1-like, with amino-acid sequence MIEEFYGYISYVQSVKEIVEGALFPEAGIENNKVGDAGGVGGVVIVRDLEFYSYCESCMLPFYFKCHVGYVPSAQRVLGLSKLSRVTNVFAKRLQEPQRLANEVCSALHEGIQPTGVAVVLQCKHIPFPDMESYSLGSNHKGVMGILVSSGSGVFENKDANLWADFFGLLQFRGIDKDKIHDKGSMDDQCWCPSLSSKVSSKNEELNLAMLTAVASILKSLGEDPTRKQLQGTPARYTKWLMNFKCSSIERALNCSLGIRTNGILNTNGGLGFHEKLHSELNMPFLSQCEHHLLPFHGVVHIGYFISKGFHPIEKTFLQSIVHFYGFKLQVQERLTKQIAETISPLIGGNVIVVVEASHTCMISRGIEKFGSNTATIATLGCFCTDLGARTSFLDSIPNDTYISCR; translated from the exons ATGATTGAAGAATTCTACGGATACATAA GTTATGTTCAAAGTGTGAAGGAAATTGTGGAAGGTGCATTATTCCCCGAAGCCGGTATAGAAAACAACAAagttggtgatgcaggtggagtAGGTGGAGTTGTGATTGTGAGAGACCTTGAGTTTTACTCCTACTGTGAGTCTTGCATGCTACCATTCTATTTCAAGTGCCATGTGGGGTATGTCCCTTCTGCCCAAAGAGTTCTTGGTTTAAGCAAACTGTCTCGTGTCACCAATGTGTTTGCAAAACGTCTCCAAGAACCTCAAAGACTTGCAAATGAGGTGTGTTCTGCTTTGCATGAAGGAATTCAACCCACAGGTGTTGCTGTTGTGCTTCAATGCAAACACATTCCCTTTCCAGACATGGAATCATACTCTCTTGGCTCAAACCACAAAGGGGTGATGGGGATACTGGTTTCTTCTGGTTCTGgtgtttttgaaaacaaagatGCAAACTTGTGGGCTGACTTTTTTGGCCTTCTACAATTTAGGGGCATTGACAAGGACAAAATTCATGATAAGGGGTCAATGGACGACCAATGTTGGTGTCCTTCTTTGTCTTCTAAAGTTTCATCCAAGAATGAAGAGCTGAACCTTGCTATGCTCACTGCAGTAGCTTCAATTCTTAAGTCTTTAGGCGAGGATCCAACTAGGAAGCAATTACAAGGGACTCCTGCTAGGTATACCAAATGGCTGATGAACTTCAAGTGTAGTAGCATTGAGAGGGCGCTGAACTGTTCGCTTGGGATTCGGACAAACGGTATTTTGAACACTAATGGGGGGTTAGGTTTTCATGAAAAGCTACACTCGGAGCTGAACATGCCCTTTCTGTCACAATGTGAGCATCATTTGCTTCCGTTTCATGGTGTTGTTCACATAGGATACTTCATTTCCAAAGGGTTTCACCCCATTGAGAAAACCTTTTTGCAGTCAATAGTGCATTTTTATGGTTTTAAGTTGCAGGTTCAAGAAAGACTGACCAAGCAGATTGCTGAAACTATTTCCCCACTGATTGGTGGAAATGTGATAGTTGTGGTGGAAGCAAGTCACACATGCATGATTTCTAGAGGAATTGAGAAATTTGGAAGTAATACAGCTACCATTGCAACATTGGGATGCTTTTGTACTGACCTTGGAGCAAGAACCTCATTCTTGGACAGTATTCCAAATGACACATACATCTCTTGTAGATAG
- the LOC114167680 gene encoding GTP cyclohydrolase 1-like, protein MEHLGEVGLKRENGVRMCDGKECFENESSTTSIEDAVKVLLMGLGEDINREGIRKTPLRVAKALREGTRGYVQSVKEIVEGALFPEAGLDHTEFAGDAGGVGGVVIVRDLEFYSYCESCMLPFYFKCHVGYVPSAQRVLGLSKLSRVTNVFAKRLQEPQRLANEVCSALHEGIQPTGVAVVLQCKHIPFSDMESNSLGSNHKGVMGILVSSGSGVFENKDANLWADFFGLLQFRGIEKDKIHDKGSMDDQCWCPSLSSKVSSENEELNPAMLTAVASILKSLGEDPTRKELEGTPARYTKWLINFKCSSIERALNCWLGIRTNGALNTNEGLGFDEKLHSELNLPFLSQCEHHLLPFHGVVHIGYFVSKGFHPIEKTLLQSIVHFYGIKLQVQERLTKQIAETISPLIGGNVIVVVEASHTCMISRGIEKFGSNTATIATLGCFCTDLGARTSFLESIPNDKYISLR, encoded by the exons ATGGAGCATTTGGGCGAGGTTGGTTTAAAGCGTGAGAATGGAGTCAGAATGTGTGATGGAAAAGAGTGTTTTGAGAACGAGAGCAGCACAACTTCCATTGAAGATGCTGTGAAAGTGTTGTTGATGGGTTTAGGAGAAGATATCAATAGAGAAGGCATTAGAAAGACACCACTTCGTGTTGCCAAAGCCCTTCGTGAAGGAACCAGAG GTTATGTTCAAAGTGTGAAGGAAATTGTGGAAGGTGCATTATTCCCTGAAGCTGGTCTAGACCATACCGAATTCGctggtgatgcaggtggagtAGGTGGAGTTGTGATTGTGAGGGACCTTGAGTTTTACTCCTACTGTGAGTCTTGCATGCTACCATTCTATTTCAAGTGCCATGTGGGGTATGTCCCTTCTGCACAAAGAGTTCTCGGTTTAAGCAAACTCTCTCGTGTCACCAATGTGTTTGCAAAACGTCTCCAAGAACCTCAAAGACTTGCAAATGAGGTGTGTTCTGCTTTGCATGAAGGAATTCAACCCACAGGTGTTGCTGTTGTGCTTCAATGCAAACACATTCCCTTTTCAGACATGGAATCAAACTCTCTTGGCTCAAACCACAAAGGGGTGATGGGGATACTGGTTTCTTCTGGTTCTGgtgtttttgaaaacaaagatGCAAACTTGTGGGCTGACTTTTTTGGCCTTCTACAATTTAGGGGCATTGAGAAGGACAAAATTCATGATAAGGGGTCAATGGACGACCAATGTTGGTGTCCTTCTTTGTCTTCTAAAGTCTCATCCGAGAACGAAGAGCTGAACCCTGCTATGCTCACTGCAGTAGCTTCAATTCTCAAGTCTTTAGGCGAGGATCCAACTAGGAAGGAATTAGAAGGGACTCCTGCTAGGTATACCAAATGGCTGATCAACTTCAAGTGTAGTAGCATTGAGAGGGCGCTGAATTGTTGGCTTGGGATTCGGACAAATGGTGCTTTGAACACTAATGAGGGGTTAGGTTTTGATGAAAAGCTACACTCAGAGCTGAACTTGCCTTTTCTGTCACAGTGTGAGCATCATTTGCTTCCATTTCATGGTGTTGTTCACATAGGATACTTCGTTTCCAAAGGGTTTCATCCCATTGAGAAAACCCTTTTGCAGTCAATAGTGCATTTTTATGGTATTAAGTTGCAGGTTCAAGAAAGACTCACCAAGCAGATTGCAGAAACTATTTCCCCACTGATTGGTGGAAATGTGATAGTTGTTGTGGAAGCAAGTCACACATGCATGATTTCTAGAGGAATTGAGAAATTTGGAAGTAATACAGCTACCATTGCAACATTGGGATGCTTTTGTACTGACCTTGGAGCAAGAACCTCATTCTTGGAGAGTATTCCAAATGACAAATACATCTCTTTAAGATAG